Within the Gossypium raimondii isolate GPD5lz chromosome 12, ASM2569854v1, whole genome shotgun sequence genome, the region GATTTTCCAACAGTTATTTCATCCCCAACAGCTCTATTCGTGTCTCCAACAACCACTACGATTGGAAATCAATTATGGGGTATAAATACCAGGTTTCAAAGGTCTTACCTCAACAAAAGGGATTATCAAgcttaaagataaataaaaaaacaacattgTGCTTACAATTCTCaacaattttctttaaaaacttgagagctttcattatttttattcagCTCAAATGTTTCCCTTTGTAATTGAGCTTAATTtgcaaatattttgatattgtaAGAGTTATTTCcttgtttgcttatttgtatCTCTTTGAAAGGGTTTGCGTCTTAAGGTTAGGGTAGAAACCTTAATAGagtttgtaaggttaaacattgtCCTTAAAGATTGtcaaattagtaaatttgggaaaatccttcGTAGTGAAAAGTTAAGGTAGTGCAGTAGGCAATTGGGATCGAAGCACTCAAAATTCTTGTGTTCAATTTTTGTATCATTATTCTCTAGCAtccacaaaatttaaaaaaatctattcatCCCTTCTTGACAGTTtcagtttaattatttaagctaaCAACAGGACAAGATAAATAACATTGAGTTCATTGTTTCTTATGAAAACTAATATTCtacttctttatttctttctttaatttttcctttcctAGTTTCTTCTCTTCATCATTGCGTCACTTGTGCACCATATACAAGGAGATTAAGCAATGAAAAATTTCCCCAATTTTTAGGGTTgatattcatttatattaaaggaccgtagtgactaaaatgatagTTCTTTAGGCGCGCTActccaaaacaggcttttagcggcatttttagcggcgtttagataaaaaatgccactaaagatAGATCATTAGCGGTGCTCTatggaaaacgccgctgaaaataagaattagcggcgttttccagaAAGCGCCGCGAAGAACCttagcccaacgacgccgtttaccGAGCTTTTgaggatttagcggcgtttttgggaaagcgccgctaaaaaacctaagcccaacgacgccgtttcctgagctttcggggatttagcggcgtttttaagaaagcgccgctaaagctcaGGGATTTATCGgcatttttgggaaagcgccggtAAAAAACCTAAGCACAACTACGTCGTTTTCTCAGCTTTTGGGGATATAGCGGCGCTTTCTAATgttcagggctttagcggcgtttttgagaaagcaccgcaaaaaaacctaagcccaatggcaccgttttctgagctttcggggatttactGGCGTTTGtacaaaagcgccgctaatgctcaggtctttagcggcgttcgtggaaaagcgccacaaaaaaactAAGCCCAACGGTgtcgttttctgagctttcggggattaagcggcgtttttaataaagcaccgctaatgctcggggctttagcggcgttttttaaaaagcgccgcaaaaaaacctaatctcaacggcaccgttttctaagcttttggggatttagcggcgtttttatgaaagCGCCGTAAAAAAAACTAAGCCCAACGGTGCCTTTTTCGGTACCTTCGGGGATTTAACGACATTTTttagaaagcgccgctaatgctcagggatttaaaataatttaaaatattcgttaaaaattgaaaaattaaaatactattatttaaaataattttaaagttttttggatacattactgatttttttatcttatatattaaataatttcttatataatcgtaaaagagatagtattaattttaaaatattaaattaattatgactATAGTATacggtttagagtttaaggagTAGGTTGGGGTATGGATTTAGAGTttgagatttaaggtttatgggttaGGTGTTATGCTTTAGGGGTTAAGAGATTTAGGGATTACTTTAGGGGTTaggggatttaggggttagggttagggtttcaaCGTCGCAAAATGTTGAGCAAAAtccattgttttattttaggttttagggtttaaaatttaagatttaatgtttatgatttagggtttagggtttagggtttatggtataatgtttattaatttgGGTGAAGTGTTTATGTGTTAGAGTTTgagtttggggtttaaggtttgagttaagggttttagggtttagtttagAAATTGAAGAACATTTGGATTCTACTGGGATTCATGTCATTTTGTACTACACccatattatataatataataatataaaatatatgtctTGTACTACACTAACACTGGCCACACGAATTCTAAAAAATATGGTTTAGGATTACAATTTGGGGTTTACGGTTTGGAGTTTAGAGTTTTAGGTTTGGGGTTTAGGATttatgatttaaggtttatggtaTATTGGTGGTCGGATTTTGGGGGTTGGTTgttggttttagggtttagggtttagggtttaagggtttaGTGGCTtaggattttagggtttagggttagattttttagaatataaatctaaataagataaatataaaatattatttcaaaaaatatttatatcaaaatgGGTTAAATCCCAAAAGCGTATATGAACAACGGTTTAATgttcaattgtatacatgaactttaatttgatctaaatcttgtaaaatattaacacaattattgatataattaacatcatttttcatttatatattccatacataaatatttatatttattcaagataaaaatatattacgtaaattttttagaacatgaatttattttttaaaatgcattattctcccatttttattaattaataatttcattttataaattttgttttaattttggatcaATTTGACTTCAATCTTGGAGGaaggcattagcggcgcttcagcaaaaacgccgctaaaggtgaTGTATTACTGGCGTTTTATGaagaaacgccgcaaatttCCTTTAAGTGTAACAGAGACGGTgccttttttgttttcttttagtgGTGcattttaaaaacgccgctaaaggtgaTGTATTACCGGTGTTTTATGAAGAAACGCCGTAAATTTCCTTTAAGTGTAACAGAGACGGTGtcgttttttgttttcttttagtgGCGTATTTTAAAAATGCCGTTAAAGGTGATGTATTACCGGCGTTTTATGaagaaacgccgcaaatttCCTTTAAGTGTAAcagaaacggtgccgttttttgttttcttttagtgGCGCATtttaaaaatgccgctaaaggtgATGTATTACCAGCGCTTTATGaagaaacgccgcaaatttCCTTTAAGTGTAACAGAGACGGTGCcgtttttatgttttcttttagtGGCGcattttaaaaacgccgctgcGTTTTACGAAGAAGCGCCGCAAATTTCCTTTAAGTGTAACAAAGACGGtgacatttttttgttttcttttagtgGTGcatttaaaaaacgccgcaaatatttATTACGAGTTGTGGAAATGGCACCGTTTTGTCCatgttattagtggcgtttttactCTAAGCGCCACAAGTTTTAGTTTAATGTGTGTTAAACGGCTGCACTTGTACTgatattagtggcgcttatttaTGAGCGCCgcaaatgatttcattttcataagaaaatgCCGTCGTTTTTTTCCCATACATTATACCGAAACTTAAACGCCAACTTAAACGTGACTTATCCCCCAAAATCCCATCCTCccccaaatccctaaaatttccTCTAATCCACATTTCCCCAAACCCGACCCCTTGCAACGTTGCCGTTTCCTCTGGAGCATCACCGTCTCCGTCCGTCGGTCTCCTCTGCCCCATACATTTTACCGAAACTTAAACCCCAACTATCGTGACTTATCCCCCAAAATCCCATTCTCCCCCAAGTCCCTAAAATTTCCCCTAATCCATATTTCCCCAAACCCGACCTCTTGCAACGTTGCCGTTTCCTCTGGCGCATCACCGTCTCCATCCGTCGGTCTCCTCTGCCGTAACAATCGATAAGTTTTCGTGATAGCCTCTGCTGCAACAATCTCTGTCCGTGCTTGGGcttaagttattttttttactctacAATACAGAACCAGGCAATGTCATGAAGGTTGATATTGTACCTGGTTCTCTTCAGTCATGCATCCGAATGTATTGTACATTAGTTTCTGACAATTTTTTTCAGTTGCATTTACATGGCAGTAATTAAATGGCTTTTGATGAAAATCATAACCAAAGTATTTTAATCGGTATTTTACggtgttaattatttattttagcaatgcaaataattatactaaatattaaatatcaatgttaaACACTGCAAAGGgattaaatttggaatttaacctaaaattgcCATGTGAATTCAGTGTTGTTAAAATTTAGCCAGAATAAGCTTAGAATTAGGTTGGACAGATAGCAATGGAATGGAGGTAGGTATAGTTCTTAACAAACTTATTTTATGAGTGTTTTAACCAACCTATAAAATATGAGTGTTTTGACCATTGTTATGTAATGACAGAGCTGAGTTTATAGGTAATGGCTTATGATTACTTCTGAGTTAGCTATCgacattaaacataaatttaaaaaaatacacagACAAAGATAACATAATTACAACAGGAAGCTATTTTgaccaatttatttatatttgtaggTGAAAGCCCATCAAATATTGAAAACTTGACCACTCTCGAAGCTACAGTTAGATTCTAATAACAAGTTATCAGGTATAatatcattttcttctttttgttcttaCATTATGCAATATCGTTTTTCATAACTTGCATAATTTGAGCAtcattttatgataaatttgagCTTTGCTTTATGATAAAAGTTGCAAATTGAGGGGAtgtggtttttaaaaaaacatgaagCTTTAGGCAAATggttaagaaaaaaagaagagctagtttaaaaaaaaatataagcctTGTTTCTTGATAGCAGCAGCCATTGCTAGTGGTTCATTGTAAAATATGAGTGTTTTGAGCATTGTTATGTAATGACAAAGCTGAgcttaatttaatacataatttacataactcacataacttacaaaagtcacatacatacataacttaataaatggtacatattatatcataactcacattacataacttattaatatttatatatagttttaatatatgtatatatttaaaatttatatattaatgttttaatattgacacattacataacttacataacctatataatacataacctacataacttacataatacataacttaaataaatacataacttacataatacataacttatataatacataacttacataataacttacatagcttatataacttacataacttacatatcttttataatatatgcataacttacataatttacttaatacataacttacatatattatatcttaacttacataataacttacatagcttatataacttacataacttatataacttacataatacataacttacataatttacttaatacataatcaacatatattatataacttacataatacataacttacattgagaaaaatattaacttacataataacttacatagcttagtTATACTTatccctaaatcctaaacccgtgcAATTTTTTGTCAACATTAGActtaaagaattaagaaatggactgatattggatgaatttgtcaagggtaagcaacggTTATCGGAATGGAGTacaaactattttatatgtgttgttattgttgtaattagttattaagttttcaactattttatgtgtattgcagataaaatgcctagaagaaaaattccaaggggaagcattgttcaaaatgatccaaactagacagaaacaaatagtatTGAACAACAGACAgtaattggatcttcgaatgttctgattacacctgaggatcctacagaagttcaaagtaattttacatttaatttacatgcgtgttgacttataattgatttatttttaaaattcttatattataatataccatttgcagctgaaaatggtgggatgagcagaggtcgaggacgtacgctacttagagatttatacgagttagatccagtcgagcatgtcaaggtatgcagaaacagttttggtcagcctgttggatcaaaagctcgacttttagcaggatacatgggcattttagcacgaaatgcgaatatgttgtctatcaactacgagtcatggcatcaaatgcccgatagcaacaaaaaccaagccctcgataatattaaggtaacaaaatgttaatgtcatctgtaatgcttgggaaatagtttcatttatatttactttattaacttgtgttttttgtaggcgaggtttgctttagaggtctcggatgcttatgcaaagaaggcattgggaaaaagatggagagaccataaaagtactttgaaaaaatattattataagacaaaaacaaacctcgatgagaaattgcaaaatgtcccgccgggtatgctgaggtaccaatgggaagatgcggttagattttggcattcgaagaaaggcgaggtatgacgtacttccaaactattgtaattattttgggttatagtatttactatttatgtactaaaaatttcataacgtaggatcgtgaacgagttggaaaaagcagcaggtagaaacaaaaattcactaacacagccgggtcgaggagttttgcatgtgtagttgaggcggaggtattttttattttttaatattgtcaaatatgtataactttccattaaatactatttttactactatattgtaggaactgtcgtccggtcaaaaagttggacgcattcaactttttgaaattacacataggaagaaagatggatctgctatgactcctgaagctggtgaaattatggtatgtttacttaatacgatttgacttgttttagttatttatagtgtttattttctaatggtttaattcattgcttgtaatgcgactattgttatgttggatttgttttttttaatatatattgcgttcctaactatgtgatttatttattagaaaaaactaaatgataaaaaggcggagtacgaagcgattgcttctagtgatagttatGTTCATCCTGAAggcattgataaccggattattactgaagttttgggtcctaaaaggtatggtcgggttcgattccaaggatcttttgttagcccaacccaatattttggatccagctcgcaacaatacatggcttcgaggagtcaggctcaagctgaagtaaagaggttaaaagaccagatgactcagatgcaagcgaccacagttgaggttcaaaggaaatatgaagaacttcagctacaacttaaagcagaggcgacaacgagagaagcagaggctgcagcgagagaagcagaggttcaaaagaaatatgaagaactccagctacaacttaaagtagatgcggcatcgagagaagcaaagcagagcagaaagtacgacgaactccaacagcagcttcagagtatgatgaagatgtttcagcagtcgcaacttccgccgtcatagtgtattgcataaatatttttatcattttaacttttaacatttttgtaaaaataatatgaattcacttttatttattgatattaatattattttattcgtttaatttgaaatattatataaatttattgcttttggctggtttagatctggttgcttttgatttgttgctacaggagggctgaaaaaatagaaaattttattttacaaaaatcccaaaattagtggcgattttaataaaagcgccgctaaaaggcaccgctaaagaacatttCTTTTAGCGGCGTTCGTGAagaaagtgccgctaaagatcatgttctttagcggcgttttttactcaagcgccgctaaagaacatgatctttagcggcgtttttcttctagcgccgctaaaaaacatgatctttagctgcgttttttaagcgccgctaaaaacctgttttggtgtagtggcgCGTGTATGATAATGAACTGGAAATTACATAATTAggtggaaaattaaaattttagtgataAATTAACATAGAATtgttatatatcattttaacggaagtgatcaaaatattcaaattatattaggagagtatttattttacaaacatattttagttacctaaaatgaaaatctgtaaaaattaaatcaccAACCTGAATAATTTACTCATTGCATTATAGTACTTTTTCTTAATCATTTCTATAACCCTTTATTccattacaatttttttctattgtGCCCCTAGAAGGTCAAAGCTTAAAAcattagttttgttttttttgttttttgtttttactttgcTGCTATCTTCATTGTTCCATCTTCTCTCCATCTCGTCAACAACACTCTCTCTCCAACAGTAGCGTTCCCTCTCTGCTCTTCATTTGTTTTCgtttcttttcatttaaaaatattttgaaaacgagAATCATGAGCCACTACTTTAGCTATTAACCGCTATACTAACCGCTATAACAATTATTGCAGTCACTACTATAGTGATTTAAATTCACAGCGGTTTTTCTTCTTATAGCGGTGGCGGTAACTCTACTGCTAAATAACAACCGCTATACTGCTATTTTTCATTACTTAAATCATTAACATATAGTGTTTATCCAATAATATCATTATCGATAcaatattatttgatgtttatatattgtatatctaaataatatatttatttaatataaatataaattgttatattagtttaaatatatataattcaataaaaacaatttttaacatattattaaaccacaatcaaaattttatttatataattacataatattaaaatttatatatcaaattacatattgaatcaaagttaatatataattttaatatttatccttACAACCTTCCAATAAACAGAGAGGAAATAAtctaaaatagtttttttattaatgagcaCAAGAGATTATATAAAACCGATCATCAAGAAAATGGCAGGTGAACATAGATCGATcaacaacatcatcattatGAATTGCGTCCTAAAGtctaggaaaaataaaagaagctaAATCGTGAAGAtcatgtaaattatttattcatcatcCTGCAGCAACTTGAGGAGCAGTTCTTGGCAACCATCCGCTACCGTATCCTGGAGGAATCCCATTGCATTTGTATAGTGAAGGTTGGAAATGGCACCATTGCTGCGGGTCAGAATAGCAGTGGCCTTATTACGTCTAGGGTCCACAATTCTGCAGCTGGGAATGGGGCTGCTAACAAGTGTTGCGTAGCAAATTTGGTCTTCGTGGTCATCTTCAACCACAATGTTATATGTTCCAGTTTCGTCCGTTTCTGCCCCGATGCTGTATTTCAGCTTCAATGTAGGCCTATCAAAGCACTTGATTTCGACCCTTGCAcctgaaaacaaaataaaaagaccCAAGAAAGCTATGATGTGAGAcaaagattgaagaaaaaaacataatcGATGGtgaaagataattaatttaatgatgataCCGTGGATGTAAGAGCATTTAGATGTTTCAAAACCAGCACGGCAGGCATCACAGTAAACTCTGCCAACGATTTGGAAAGCTTTATTGTTTGCATTAACGAGCACAGGGAGGAC harbors:
- the LOC105763695 gene encoding protein DOWNSTREAM OF FLC; translation: MATKLFLLLAICVLPVLVNANNKAFQIVGRVYCDACRAGFETSKCSYIHGARVEIKCFDRPTLKLKYSIGAETDETGTYNIVVEDDHEDQICYATLVSSPIPSCRIVDPRRNKATAILTRSNGAISNLHYTNAMGFLQDTVADGCQELLLKLLQDDE